The following are encoded in a window of Heteronotia binoei isolate CCM8104 ecotype False Entrance Well chromosome 9, APGP_CSIRO_Hbin_v1, whole genome shotgun sequence genomic DNA:
- the CRACD gene encoding capping protein-inhibiting regulator of actin dynamics isoform X2, with amino-acid sequence MINLLKKPYKKKSNKFQPFKKFFGRRKKREATPDREDAKLKPSHSFGNVCNGLLSSDEETNDGLRSSSYSMGTRAFSHDSIFIPDGRAESEESVQAMSQDNILGKVKTLQQQLAKNIKFGQPPQMTVSVKTFGESNTSIEADVLLSSPMETETQQDLGLPENYNKSGGTPDSLSPASLRGTRHEGEEKVTPVKSSRPKRHHSPSGTIETVNLDAIPPVIARLDNSAAKHKLSVKPKNQRVSKKHRRLLKESQSTTEFEQEITETQRYKDKVVKQNGHHVADKPIQDTEGQEQEEEKRKHEDYWQSLEPEQKVQAAEAEVKHHLEHKRLQESQREEEGKKQKLQEEEQFLKMEEREGPEEKRQEEQDCRHKELEEQRASEGLWEWQEQMQQEEQRHQEVEEQTPQEEQKPLGGQRHCELEVQREHVDLSHQKWEEQKQGEEQRPHKLDEQRHQVLEEQKRQVMEELKGKEENSHQELEEKKQSEKLLQQDRKNKRQGQEKQTQKRGHQELKRQRQRELEEQTHKTDKRDGPNQQVLQVQKKETGQRQQEEKNRNVEGERWQGKGKAVKLEEQKRAEEPRQHLERERKRNDEETQQEAEKQMKPAGHAPGELSQLKQPPAEKKMQREDFTEKKGAHLPEGQKGPSSEIHQTLENTKEQDKSFQSPLGKPMHTEEKRLEAAELPVKEERSPQKVKQPEREPTEDETLRHSQRSTTDAQEQERILGEELRWQEVDARQNMPRGFTFQVSSGEKQIIFQKVNLSPVTPMKEAAAPSASKEPKAPQSSSGAHALLSSLCVPHTAILVTGAQLCGTAVNLNQIKDTACKSLLGLTEERKTADVALTENAPKLSPDAKHGSSKMKTTQDPLNNEATLAEWATIRSKILKSAETGKGNEKERGSLSRHSDDWTPRGRAASHGNLRKTLSANAKFSITPAWQKFSEVTKTNVDAESEVGSEVANVTKDVNHETVHKEGLLGKFNTFGIPMGKTEVYHEAADRTEGCKFAKDLPSFLVPGTSHSLGKETPQSEMVESLQNVGVRKADRGSPNGEESVSPFGVKLRRTNYSVRFNYDQQAEQKKKKRYSAGDSFDGVPTPLVTPDNEKEANNIFLKESKSPSQERKDTVFHSTKETPTNMNQNYAPAAQVCLAASVQGSAPSQEKPVCKSPLPQKPALAPKPTSQTPPSSPLSKMRRSHLTESVGLRVAKTEPDACWRRAEVKGSSLLSQAHDENKNEEEESREKKSFFPSITMPWREKTEKKPEPLKRERPVLQSRHSIDGSKLMEKVESAQPLWITLALQKQKGFREQQASREERRQAREAKQAEKLAKENASINNQSDNKSSSISRISSLPKAAPQEEEKKVETVMSRLERREQLKKSNTLPTSVTVEISDSVPSSPLAKEVAKRFSTPDANPVSTEPAWLALAKRKAKAWSDCPQIIK; translated from the exons CAACAGTTGGCCAAGAATATAAAATTTGGCCAACCCCCACAAATGACAGTTTCAGTGAAGACATTTGGGGAATCAAACACTAGTATAGAAGCAGATGTGTTACTGAGCAGCCCCATGGAGACTGAGACACAGCAAGACTTGGGCCTCCCGGAGAACTATAATAAA TCAGGTGGCACACCAGATTCATTAAGCCCAGCAAGTTTGCGTGGAACAAGGCATGAAGGGGAAGAGAAG GTTACTCCAGTCAAGTCGTCTCGGCCGAAAAGACATCATTCTCCTTCTGGCACGATTGAGACAGTCAATCTTGATGCAATCCCTCCAGTGATTGCCCGTCTGGACAACAGCGCAGCAAAGCACAAACTTTCTGTTAAGCCAAAAAATCAGAGGGTGTCAAAAAAGCACAGAAGGTTACTGAAG GAGTCACAAAGCACGACTGAGTTTGAACAAGAAATCACAGAAACTCAAAGGTACAAAGATAAAGTCGTAAAACAGAATGGCCATCATGTTGCAGACAAACCAATCCAGGATACAGAAGGCCaggaacaggaagaagaaaaaaggaagcaCGAAGATTATTGGCAAAGCCTTGAGCCTGAGCAGAAAGTACAAGCAGCTGAAGCAGAAGTAAAACACCATCTGGAACACAAGAGACTTCAAGAGAGtcaaagggaggaagaagggaaaaaaCAAAAGCTCCAAGAGGAAGAGCAGTTTTTGAAAATGGAAGAGAGAGAGGGCCCAGAAGAAAAAAGACAGGAAGAACAGGATTGCAGGCACAAAGAACTGGAAGAGCAGAGGGCCAGTGAGGGGCTCTGGGAATGGCAAGAACAAATGCAACAGGAAGAACAAAGGCATCAGGAAGTGGAGGAGCAAACGCCACAGGAAGAACAAAAGCCATTAGGAGGACAAAGGCACTGTGAACTGGAGGTGCAAAGGGAACACGTAGACCTAAGTCATCAGAAATGGGAAGAACAAAAGCAGGGGGAAGAACAAAGACCTCACAAGCTGGATGAACAAAGGCATCAAGTACTGGAGGAGCAGAAACGGCAAGTTATGGAGGaactgaaaggaaaagaagaaaacagtcatCAAGAATTAGAGGAGAAAAAACAGTCTGAAAAGCTGTTACAGCAAGACCGGAAAAACAAGAGACAAGGTCAGGAGAAGCAAACACAAAAACGAGGGCACCAGGAACTGAAAAGGCAGAGGCAACGAGAACTAGAAGAACAAACTCATAAGACTGATAAGCGGGATGGTCCAAACCAGCAAGTACTGCAAGTACAAAAGAAAGAAACGGGGCAGAGACAACAAGAAGAGAAAAACAGGAATGTAGAAGGTGAGAGatggcaaggaaaaggaaaggctgTGAAGCTGGAGGAGCAAAAGAGGGCAGAGGAACCACGGCAGCAtctggagagggagagaaaaaggaaCGATGAAGAAACCCAACAAGAAGCAGAGAAGCAGATGAAGCCAGCAGGGCATGCGCCAGGAGAACTGTCACAATTAAAACAACCTCCAGCTGAAAAGAAGATGCAACGGGAAGACTTTACAGAGAAGAAAGGGGCACATCTACCAGAAGGACAGAAAGGTCCAAGTTCGGAAATACACCAGACACTGGAAAACACAAAAGAACAAGACAAATCCTTCCAGTCGCCACTAGGCAAACCCATGCATACAGAAGAGAAACGTCTAGAAGCTGCAGAACTTCCTGTTAAAGAAGAACGAAGTCCGCAAAAGGTAAAGCAGCCAGAGAGAGAGCCAACGGAAGATGAAACGTTAAGACACAGTCAGAGAAGTACCACTGATGCTCAGGAACAAGAGAGAATCCTAGGAGAAGAGCTGCGCTGGCAAGAAGTCGATGCGAGGCAAAATATGCCCAGGGGATTCACCTTTCAAGTCTCTTCTGGAGAAAAACAGATCATCTTTCAAAAAGTGAATCTGAGCCCAGTCACTCCTATGAAAGAGGcagcagctccttctgcctcaaaAGAACCGAAGGCACCTCAGTCCAGTTCAGGGGCCCATGCGCTTCTGTCCTCTTTGTGTGTTCCACATACAGCAATTTTGGTCACCGGAGCACAGCTCTGTGGCACCGCTGTCAATCTGAATCAGATAAAAGACACTGCTTGCAAATCTCTGCTTGGTTTAACAGAAGAAAGAAAAACCGCGGATGTAGCCCTGACAGAAAATGCTCCAAAACTGTCACCCGATGCCAAGCATGGCAGCAGTAAAATGAAGACCACTCAGGATCCATTGAACAACGAAGCCACGTTAGCGGAGTGGGCTACTATTCGGTCCAAAATCCTAAAAAGTGCAGAAACTGGGAAAGGGAATGAGAAAGAGCGAGGGAGCCTCAGCAGGCACAGTGATGACTGGACCCCGAGAGGACGAGCTGCTTCTCACGGGAATTTACGAAAAACCTTGTCTGCAAACGCAAAGTTTTCTATAACTCCTGCATGGCAGAAGTTTTCAGAAGTTACAAAGACTAATGTCGATGCAGAGAGTGAAGTTGGCTCTGAGGTAGCGAATGTAACAAAAGATGTAAACCATGAGACAGTTCATAAAGAGGGACTGCTGGGTAAATTTAACACATTTGGAATACCTATGGGGAAAACTGAAGTATACCACGAAGCGGCAGATCGCACAGAAGGCTGTAAGTTTGCCAAAGATCTTCCATCCTTTCTTGTCCCAGGCACCTCTCATTCTCTAGGGAAAGAAACGCCCCAGTCGGAAATGGTGGAATCTCTGCAAAATGTCGGTGTGAGGAAAGCGGACAGAGGGTCACCGAATGGGGAAGAGAGCGTTTCTCCATTTGGAGTCAAACTACGGAGGACAAACTATTCAGTACGTTTTAACTACGATCAGCAGGcagagcaaaagaagaagaaaagatacaGCGCAGGAGATAGTTTTGATGGTGTGCCTACCCCGCTGGTGACCCCGGACAATGAAAAAGAGGCAAATAATATCTTTTTGAAAGAAAGCAAATCCCCTAGCCAAGAGAGAAAGGACACCGTTTTTCATTCAACAAAGGAGACTCCAACTAACATGAATCAAAATTATGCCCCAGCTGCCCAAGTGTGTCTGGCAGCTAGTGTTCAGGGGTCTGCACCTAGTCAAGAGAAGCCCGTCTGTAAGTCCCCACTACCACAAAAGCCGGCCTTAGCTCCAAAGCCCACcagccaaaccccaccctcatccCCTCTCTCAAAAATGCGCCGATCTCACTTAACCGAGTCAGTCGGGCTGAGGGTGGCTAAAACTGAACCTGATGCCTGTTGGAGAAGAGCGGAGGTGAAAGGCAGCTCTCTGCTTTCACAAGCTCATGATGAAAACAAGAATGAAGAGGAGGAGTCCAGGGAGAAGAAGTCATTTTTCCCATCCATTACCATGCCATGGAGAGAGAAAACTGAGAAGAAGCCAGAGCCACTGAAAAGAG AAAGGCCTGTTCTACAGAGCAGGCATTCCATAGATGGCTCCAAGCTGATGGAAAAAGTGGAATCTGCGCAGCCGCTCTGGATTACGCTGGCCCTGCAAAAGCAGAAGGGTTTTCGAGAGCAGCAGGCATcgagggaggagaggaggcaaGCCAGGGAAGCCAAGCAAGCCGAGAAACTGGCTAAAGAAAAT GCCAGTATAAACAATCAGTCGGATAACAAAAGCAGCAGTATCAGCCGGATAAGTTCCTTGCCGAAAGCCGCACcccaggaagaagagaagaaagttGAAACTGTCATGTCAAGGCTCGAACGCCGAGAACAGCTGAAAAAATCAAACACCCTTCCAACATCTGTGACAG TGGAGATCTCAGATTCTGTTCCCTCATCACCTCTGGCAAAAGAAGTTGCAAAGAGATTCTCTACCCCTGATGCTAATCCTGTGTCAACAGAACCTGCCTGGCTGGCTTTAGCCAAGAGGAAAGCGAAAGCCTGGAGTGACTGTCCACAAATCATTAAGTAA
- the CRACD gene encoding capping protein-inhibiting regulator of actin dynamics isoform X3, with product MATDERDTEQNAQSEVLSSDVADKKKSNKFQPFKKFFGRRKKREATPDREDAKLKPSHSFGNVCNGLLSSDEETNDGLRSSSYSMGTRAFSHDSIFIPDGRAESEESVQAMSQDNILGKVKTLQQQLAKNIKFGQPPQMTVSVKTFGESNTSIEADVLLSSPMETETQQDLGLPENYNKVTPVKSSRPKRHHSPSGTIETVNLDAIPPVIARLDNSAAKHKLSVKPKNQRVSKKHRRLLKESQSTTEFEQEITETQRYKDKVVKQNGHHVADKPIQDTEGQEQEEEKRKHEDYWQSLEPEQKVQAAEAEVKHHLEHKRLQESQREEEGKKQKLQEEEQFLKMEEREGPEEKRQEEQDCRHKELEEQRASEGLWEWQEQMQQEEQRHQEVEEQTPQEEQKPLGGQRHCELEVQREHVDLSHQKWEEQKQGEEQRPHKLDEQRHQVLEEQKRQVMEELKGKEENSHQELEEKKQSEKLLQQDRKNKRQGQEKQTQKRGHQELKRQRQRELEEQTHKTDKRDGPNQQVLQVQKKETGQRQQEEKNRNVEGERWQGKGKAVKLEEQKRAEEPRQHLERERKRNDEETQQEAEKQMKPAGHAPGELSQLKQPPAEKKMQREDFTEKKGAHLPEGQKGPSSEIHQTLENTKEQDKSFQSPLGKPMHTEEKRLEAAELPVKEERSPQKVKQPEREPTEDETLRHSQRSTTDAQEQERILGEELRWQEVDARQNMPRGFTFQVSSGEKQIIFQKVNLSPVTPMKEAAAPSASKEPKAPQSSSGAHALLSSLCVPHTAILVTGAQLCGTAVNLNQIKDTACKSLLGLTEERKTADVALTENAPKLSPDAKHGSSKMKTTQDPLNNEATLAEWATIRSKILKSAETGKGNEKERGSLSRHSDDWTPRGRAASHGNLRKTLSANAKFSITPAWQKFSEVTKTNVDAESEVGSEVANVTKDVNHETVHKEGLLGKFNTFGIPMGKTEVYHEAADRTEGCKFAKDLPSFLVPGTSHSLGKETPQSEMVESLQNVGVRKADRGSPNGEESVSPFGVKLRRTNYSVRFNYDQQAEQKKKKRYSAGDSFDGVPTPLVTPDNEKEANNIFLKESKSPSQERKDTVFHSTKETPTNMNQNYAPAAQVCLAASVQGSAPSQEKPVCKSPLPQKPALAPKPTSQTPPSSPLSKMRRSHLTESVGLRVAKTEPDACWRRAEVKGSSLLSQAHDENKNEEEESREKKSFFPSITMPWREKTEKKPEPLKRERPVLQSRHSIDGSKLMEKVESAQPLWITLALQKQKGFREQQASREERRQAREAKQAEKLAKENASINNQSDNKSSSISRISSLPKAAPQEEEKKVETVMSRLERREQLKKSNTLPTSVTVEISDSVPSSPLAKEVAKRFSTPDANPVSTEPAWLALAKRKAKAWSDCPQIIK from the exons CAACAGTTGGCCAAGAATATAAAATTTGGCCAACCCCCACAAATGACAGTTTCAGTGAAGACATTTGGGGAATCAAACACTAGTATAGAAGCAGATGTGTTACTGAGCAGCCCCATGGAGACTGAGACACAGCAAGACTTGGGCCTCCCGGAGAACTATAATAAA GTTACTCCAGTCAAGTCGTCTCGGCCGAAAAGACATCATTCTCCTTCTGGCACGATTGAGACAGTCAATCTTGATGCAATCCCTCCAGTGATTGCCCGTCTGGACAACAGCGCAGCAAAGCACAAACTTTCTGTTAAGCCAAAAAATCAGAGGGTGTCAAAAAAGCACAGAAGGTTACTGAAG GAGTCACAAAGCACGACTGAGTTTGAACAAGAAATCACAGAAACTCAAAGGTACAAAGATAAAGTCGTAAAACAGAATGGCCATCATGTTGCAGACAAACCAATCCAGGATACAGAAGGCCaggaacaggaagaagaaaaaaggaagcaCGAAGATTATTGGCAAAGCCTTGAGCCTGAGCAGAAAGTACAAGCAGCTGAAGCAGAAGTAAAACACCATCTGGAACACAAGAGACTTCAAGAGAGtcaaagggaggaagaagggaaaaaaCAAAAGCTCCAAGAGGAAGAGCAGTTTTTGAAAATGGAAGAGAGAGAGGGCCCAGAAGAAAAAAGACAGGAAGAACAGGATTGCAGGCACAAAGAACTGGAAGAGCAGAGGGCCAGTGAGGGGCTCTGGGAATGGCAAGAACAAATGCAACAGGAAGAACAAAGGCATCAGGAAGTGGAGGAGCAAACGCCACAGGAAGAACAAAAGCCATTAGGAGGACAAAGGCACTGTGAACTGGAGGTGCAAAGGGAACACGTAGACCTAAGTCATCAGAAATGGGAAGAACAAAAGCAGGGGGAAGAACAAAGACCTCACAAGCTGGATGAACAAAGGCATCAAGTACTGGAGGAGCAGAAACGGCAAGTTATGGAGGaactgaaaggaaaagaagaaaacagtcatCAAGAATTAGAGGAGAAAAAACAGTCTGAAAAGCTGTTACAGCAAGACCGGAAAAACAAGAGACAAGGTCAGGAGAAGCAAACACAAAAACGAGGGCACCAGGAACTGAAAAGGCAGAGGCAACGAGAACTAGAAGAACAAACTCATAAGACTGATAAGCGGGATGGTCCAAACCAGCAAGTACTGCAAGTACAAAAGAAAGAAACGGGGCAGAGACAACAAGAAGAGAAAAACAGGAATGTAGAAGGTGAGAGatggcaaggaaaaggaaaggctgTGAAGCTGGAGGAGCAAAAGAGGGCAGAGGAACCACGGCAGCAtctggagagggagagaaaaaggaaCGATGAAGAAACCCAACAAGAAGCAGAGAAGCAGATGAAGCCAGCAGGGCATGCGCCAGGAGAACTGTCACAATTAAAACAACCTCCAGCTGAAAAGAAGATGCAACGGGAAGACTTTACAGAGAAGAAAGGGGCACATCTACCAGAAGGACAGAAAGGTCCAAGTTCGGAAATACACCAGACACTGGAAAACACAAAAGAACAAGACAAATCCTTCCAGTCGCCACTAGGCAAACCCATGCATACAGAAGAGAAACGTCTAGAAGCTGCAGAACTTCCTGTTAAAGAAGAACGAAGTCCGCAAAAGGTAAAGCAGCCAGAGAGAGAGCCAACGGAAGATGAAACGTTAAGACACAGTCAGAGAAGTACCACTGATGCTCAGGAACAAGAGAGAATCCTAGGAGAAGAGCTGCGCTGGCAAGAAGTCGATGCGAGGCAAAATATGCCCAGGGGATTCACCTTTCAAGTCTCTTCTGGAGAAAAACAGATCATCTTTCAAAAAGTGAATCTGAGCCCAGTCACTCCTATGAAAGAGGcagcagctccttctgcctcaaaAGAACCGAAGGCACCTCAGTCCAGTTCAGGGGCCCATGCGCTTCTGTCCTCTTTGTGTGTTCCACATACAGCAATTTTGGTCACCGGAGCACAGCTCTGTGGCACCGCTGTCAATCTGAATCAGATAAAAGACACTGCTTGCAAATCTCTGCTTGGTTTAACAGAAGAAAGAAAAACCGCGGATGTAGCCCTGACAGAAAATGCTCCAAAACTGTCACCCGATGCCAAGCATGGCAGCAGTAAAATGAAGACCACTCAGGATCCATTGAACAACGAAGCCACGTTAGCGGAGTGGGCTACTATTCGGTCCAAAATCCTAAAAAGTGCAGAAACTGGGAAAGGGAATGAGAAAGAGCGAGGGAGCCTCAGCAGGCACAGTGATGACTGGACCCCGAGAGGACGAGCTGCTTCTCACGGGAATTTACGAAAAACCTTGTCTGCAAACGCAAAGTTTTCTATAACTCCTGCATGGCAGAAGTTTTCAGAAGTTACAAAGACTAATGTCGATGCAGAGAGTGAAGTTGGCTCTGAGGTAGCGAATGTAACAAAAGATGTAAACCATGAGACAGTTCATAAAGAGGGACTGCTGGGTAAATTTAACACATTTGGAATACCTATGGGGAAAACTGAAGTATACCACGAAGCGGCAGATCGCACAGAAGGCTGTAAGTTTGCCAAAGATCTTCCATCCTTTCTTGTCCCAGGCACCTCTCATTCTCTAGGGAAAGAAACGCCCCAGTCGGAAATGGTGGAATCTCTGCAAAATGTCGGTGTGAGGAAAGCGGACAGAGGGTCACCGAATGGGGAAGAGAGCGTTTCTCCATTTGGAGTCAAACTACGGAGGACAAACTATTCAGTACGTTTTAACTACGATCAGCAGGcagagcaaaagaagaagaaaagatacaGCGCAGGAGATAGTTTTGATGGTGTGCCTACCCCGCTGGTGACCCCGGACAATGAAAAAGAGGCAAATAATATCTTTTTGAAAGAAAGCAAATCCCCTAGCCAAGAGAGAAAGGACACCGTTTTTCATTCAACAAAGGAGACTCCAACTAACATGAATCAAAATTATGCCCCAGCTGCCCAAGTGTGTCTGGCAGCTAGTGTTCAGGGGTCTGCACCTAGTCAAGAGAAGCCCGTCTGTAAGTCCCCACTACCACAAAAGCCGGCCTTAGCTCCAAAGCCCACcagccaaaccccaccctcatccCCTCTCTCAAAAATGCGCCGATCTCACTTAACCGAGTCAGTCGGGCTGAGGGTGGCTAAAACTGAACCTGATGCCTGTTGGAGAAGAGCGGAGGTGAAAGGCAGCTCTCTGCTTTCACAAGCTCATGATGAAAACAAGAATGAAGAGGAGGAGTCCAGGGAGAAGAAGTCATTTTTCCCATCCATTACCATGCCATGGAGAGAGAAAACTGAGAAGAAGCCAGAGCCACTGAAAAGAG AAAGGCCTGTTCTACAGAGCAGGCATTCCATAGATGGCTCCAAGCTGATGGAAAAAGTGGAATCTGCGCAGCCGCTCTGGATTACGCTGGCCCTGCAAAAGCAGAAGGGTTTTCGAGAGCAGCAGGCATcgagggaggagaggaggcaaGCCAGGGAAGCCAAGCAAGCCGAGAAACTGGCTAAAGAAAAT GCCAGTATAAACAATCAGTCGGATAACAAAAGCAGCAGTATCAGCCGGATAAGTTCCTTGCCGAAAGCCGCACcccaggaagaagagaagaaagttGAAACTGTCATGTCAAGGCTCGAACGCCGAGAACAGCTGAAAAAATCAAACACCCTTCCAACATCTGTGACAG TGGAGATCTCAGATTCTGTTCCCTCATCACCTCTGGCAAAAGAAGTTGCAAAGAGATTCTCTACCCCTGATGCTAATCCTGTGTCAACAGAACCTGCCTGGCTGGCTTTAGCCAAGAGGAAAGCGAAAGCCTGGAGTGACTGTCCACAAATCATTAAGTAA